Genomic window (Pseudomonas sp. L5B5):
TGGGCGGCTTGCAGGACGATCCGCGGGCGTGCGCGCTGCAGTTGCACCACGGCGCCATCCACCGTGGCTGCGCGTCCGCTGTGCAGCAACCAGGCGGCAATCGCCGAGGCACTGCGCGAATAACCCAGGGCGCAACACACCAGCAAGGGTCCCTGTTGGCGCAGGCGCTCGATGGCCTGGGCGGCCGCCAGGCACTGGGCCGGGCTCGGTGCGCACAGGTCGAGCACCGGCAGGCTCTGGTAGGCGGCAAGCGAGCGCCCGTCCAGGGACAGTTCGGCGCACAGGTCGAGGACCGCAGCGAAGGGGCCAGTCTCCAGTTCATCCGGCGTTGGCAGGCGCCCGAGCCAGACGTTATCCACAACCTGGTCGGGTTGTGGATGGTTTTTTGTCCACAGCCGCGAATTGATCCAGGCTGCCGCCAGGTAAGGCGCCAGCAGCCAGCGGGCGGCCGGGCTCAGGCGTCCGTCCGCGCGCTTCTGGAAGCCTGCCGCGTCCAGCAGGGCGTAGTTCACCGCCACCAACAGCAGCGCCAGCGCCGGCCACAGCAGCCACCAGCCGACGCCGCCCCAGGTGAACGCCACCAGGGTCAATGCCGCTGCGCCCAGGGTGTAGCGCAAGGCCAGTTGGCGGCGCCTTGGCTCGTGGGTGAGGCGAGCGCTGAACAGCGGGCTGGGACGGTCCAGCGGCCACAGCCAGACGCACAGCCAGCCGGCCAGGGCGCCTGTGGGCACATCGATGAAGTGGTGTTGATAAGTGGTCAGTACCGAGACGCCGATCAGCGCGAACCAGCCATGCACCAGCCACCGCCAGAAGCCCTGGATATGCCGCGCGTAACAGACCCAGAGTACCACCAGCAGGGCGATGTGCAGGGACGGCGCCTGGTTGAAGGGCTTGTCGAAACCCGCCAGCACCGCGAACAGCCAGCCGAACACCCCATCCAGTTCCGGTCGGGGGAAGGTGAAGCGCAGCGGCCAGAGCAGGAAGCAACTGACCGCGATCAGCTGGGCGGTGAGCAGGCGCAAGGCATGGCGCTTGAGCTCGTCACGGCTGCGCGGCAGCAGCAGGGACAGGCCGTAGAGCAGGTCGATGGACCAGTAGGGCACGATGGTCCAGGCCCAGAACGGCATGTACCGCTCCCAGTCGAACACCAGGCTGGCGACGTCGTCTCGCTGCGCGGTGACCCAGGTGGCGAAACCATAGGTGCCGAAAAACAGCGGTGCCAGCAACAGCAGCCAGAGCACCGCGGGTTTCAGCAGGCCCGGCTCCCGGGCCGGCAAGGCGCCTGCGGCCATCATTGCACTCGCTGCGCCAGGGAAACGCTGAAGATCCCCCATTCATCCACGCGCATGGTCACCTTGCGAAAGCCGGCGGCCTCCACCAGCTGGTCCATTTCCGCCTGGGTGCGGCGGCGCATGACCCAGGCCTGGCCTTCGCGATGGCTGGTCAGGGCGCGGGCGATCAGTTCCAGCTGCGGGTGCCACGGCTGGCCGGTGTACACCAGGTAGCCACCGGGCTCCACGGCACTGGCCAGGCCGGCCAGGGAGTCGCCGACCATCTGGTTGTCGGCGAACAGTTCGTACAAGCCGGAAACCACTGCCAGGGTCGGTTTCGGATCGAGGGCGGCCAGGTCCTGGCGATCGAAGGCGTTGCCTTTGACGAAGCGGGCGATGTCGCCCAGGCCTTTTTCCTGGATCAGCGCGCTGCCGTCACGCACGTTGATGTCGCTGTAGTCGCGTAGCAGGATCGACTCCGGCAACGGGTTGACCCCTTGCAGGGCCTCGAGGATGTAGCGCCCGTGGCCGGCGGCGATGTCGACGATGCGCACTTCGCTGTCTTGCCCGCGGAGCTTTTCCATGGCCAGGCGCAGCAGTTCTTCCACGTGCAGCTTGCGCTGGCGGATGCCGCGCCAGCCGATGGAGTTCAGGTAGTTCTGGTCGATCATCCGGCCCACGGGCGTATGCCCGGTAGGGCGGTTGCGGTAGACGTAGTCCAGGGTGCTGCCGGAGTCGAAACCGGTGTCGAAGCCCAGCTTGACCCCCGCCGACAGCTGGCTGCCCAGGCGCATGCTGGCGCGGGTGGCGCGCCAGTAGAGGTCACGCAGGGAGTTGTGCGGCAACGGCGCGGACAGCGCTTCGGACTCGGCACAGGTAACACCCAGGCGGTCGGCGTCCAGCAGGGCAGGGCGGTTCAGCGGGCGCGCGAAATTCTGCAGGATGAAGCGGCGGATGCTGGCCATGGCCGGCGCGCGGTTCTTTTCCCCCAGGGTGTCGTGGAAGAAGCCCGGGAGGATGTGTTTTTCCTTGTGCAGGCTGCCCAGGCGCTCGAAGAACTGCTCCTGGGGCTTGCGGTGCACCACGAAGTCGGAACCGGAGATCAGCAGCTGGGTCGGCACCTGGATCGCCTGGGCGTCGGCCACCACCCGGTCTGCCGCTTCGTACAGGCCCAGCAGGACGTTGACCGAAATGGCCTTGGTGATCAGCGGGTCGCTGTCGTAGCTCTCGACTCGCTGCGGGTCGTGGCTCAAAAAGCGTGCCTTGACGTAGCTGTTGACGAAGAAGTTGCCGCGAAAGCGCCGCATCAGGGCCAGGCCAGGGCGTGCGAACGGCACATAGAGCTTGACCTTGAAGGCCGGCGAGGCCAGCACCAGTGAGCGGATGCGCGGCGCATAGTCGTGGACCCAGGTGGAGGCGATGACCGCGCCCACGCTCTGGGCGACCACGGCGATGTCTTCCTCGGCGATTGCGTGGGCGCTGCCCAGGTGGTCGCAGAAGGTCTGCACGTCACGCACGCTGGTGGCGAAGCTCGGGCTGTCGCCCCGGGCCCCGGGCGACTGGCCGTGGCCACGGGCATCCCAGGCGAAGAAGTCGATGTGCGGCAGATCCAGTTCATCCACCAGGTGGGCAATGCGCCCGGAGTGTTCGTGGCCACGGTGGAACAGCATCACCGCCTGGCGCGGCTCGCCAGGAGCCACTTCAGTGGCTGGCCAGTGGCGATAGAACAGTTCGACACCGTCATGGGTCAGGAACGTCTGGTGTTGAGCGTCGCGCATAGCCATTTCCTTATGCAGAGGGAGCATTGTGCTGAACTTCTTTGAGGCCCTGGCGAACCCGATTGATCAGGGTGTAGACCAGCAATGCGGCGACCAGCGCCAGCACGCCGTTGATCCACAGGGCCGTGAGCCAGCCCAGGGCGATGCCGGTGGCCAGCACGCCGAGGATGAAGGCCCGGTCGCTCTTGCCCATGGGGCCGTCATAGCGCCGCGATGCACCCACCATCGGGCCCAGTACGCCGGCGTACTCGCTGAACAGGGCCAGCAGGGTCACGGCCAGCACCAGCGGCAGGCTGACCCCGGGCAACAGGGCGAAGGGCAGGATCAGCGCGCTGTCGGCGACCACATCGCAGAGTTCGTTGAGGTAGGCGCCCAGGCGCGATTGCTGGCCGAATTCCCGCGCGAGCATGCCGTCGATGGCATTGAGCGCCATACGCAGGATCATCCAGGCGGGGATCAAGGCGAAGAGCCAGGCGTGGTTGGCGAACAGGGCGATCAGCGCGCCCACCAGCACAGAGATGACCGCAGCCAGCACGGTGATCTGGTTGGCGGTGGTGCCGTTGTCGTACAGGCGCTGCACCAACGGCCGCAACAGGTTCTGAAAGCGCGGTTTGAGCTGGTAGATCGAAAGCATGATGGGACGTTTCCTTGTCGCACGCAGGGAGCAGGGCTGGATTATTGCCTTAAATGCCAGGGGGCTGACATCACAAGTTGATGTATTCGTGCAATCAGCGATCTTCGCTTTACGACGCTCCCATTGGATGAAAAGGCATGAGGAGCGACGAAAATTTCACTTTGATCGTTATATAGTAACGAATTGTATCCAGATAATTCGGCCGCAGACTTCTCCACAGGGCCGGACCAGAGCGGTGGGGTGGTATGCAAGTCGATCTTGAGGGGCAACAGGCGCAGGTGGCCGATTTGCCGCGATTCCAGCGCGCGGCCTTCCATGCCGCGCGTTTGCAACGTTGGGGCAGTGGCTTGTTGGGGCTTGCCGTGATGGGATTGGTGTCGGCGGTCTTCGTCGATCTCTTCGCCGCACTGACCCTGTGGCCGGTGCTGCTGGTGAACCTGTCCTGCGCCTTGCTGGTGGTGGTCGCCGGCTTGCAGTCGGCGTGCGGGGTCAGCCGCTGGCGGGAGGAGGCGATGGCCCCCTCTGCGGCACCTTCCCAGGTGGATGAGGTGCAGGGGCCGCCGGCGGGAATCTTTGGTTCGTGGGTGAACGCCCGTGCTCGGCGCCTGTTGCGGCAGATCGGTGCCCCGACCTTGTGGCTGGGGGGCTGGGCGCTGGTGGTGTTGTATGGCCAGGCGCAGGTGTTCGACCTGACTTTGCCCGCCACGGTCCTGGGCCTGGGCGCCAGTGTATTCGCCGTGCTGGCCTTGCTGCTGGCCTTCGCCTTGCTGGTGCTGGAGCGCCAACTGGCCCAGGAGCACCCGGGCGAGTGGCCGGAAGCCGGGGCCCTGGCGCAGCTGCTGCGGGTGGCGATCCTCAGCCTGCTGGTGGGTGCCCTGTGCCTGTTGTTCAGCAGCGACACGGCCCTCTGGCCGGTGCGGCTGGCGGTAGTGATGGGGCTGTTGCCGGCGTTGGTGGCCGGCGAGTTTTTGTTGCGCGCGCTGCTGTCGTTGTTCAGCCCCCCGCGTGAACGCCTCGAACCCCCCATGCTGGCCCACAGTTTTGTCGCTGATCTGCTGCGCTGGCCGCCACAGCCTTTGCTCAGCCTGCAGCACGAACTGCACAACCGGTTTGGCATCGACCTGCGGCAGATCTGGGCCTTTGCCTATATGCGCCGCGCATTCTTGCCCGTGCTGGCGCTGGTCGTGGCGGCAGGGTGGTTGTTGACCGGTGTTCATGAAGTCTCCACCCAGGATCGCGGTATCTACGAGCGCTTCGGTAAGCCCGTGGCGGTCTTCGGCCCCGGCTTGCACCTGGGGCTGCCCTGGCCCCTGGGGCGGGTGCTGACGGTGGAAAACGGCGTGGTCCACGAACTGGCCACCAGCGTCGCCGACAATTCGCAGCCAGCCCAGCCTGCCTCGGCCGAAGGGCCGGCGCCGGCGATCGCCAACCGCCTGTGGGATGCCAGCCACGTGAATGACAAGTCCCAGGTGATCGCCAGCGGCAACGCCCGGCAGCAGAGCTTCCAGATCGTCAACATGGATGTGCGCTTCGTCTACCGCATCGGCCTGGACGATGCCGCCGCACTGGCGGCGACCTACAACAGCAACGATGTCCCGACCTTGATCCGCAGCACCGCCAGCCGGGTCCTGGTACATGACTTCGCTTCGCGCACCCTCGATGGCCTGTTGGGAGAGGATCGCACCCGGCTCGCCGACGATATCGGCCGCGCGGTGCAGGCTGATCTGGCCAGGCTCGACAGCGGCGTGGAGATTCTCGCCACAGTGGTCGAGGCGATCCATCCTCCCGCTGGAGCGGCCAATGCCTACCACGGTGTGCAGGCTGCGCAGATCGGTGCCCAGGTCCTGATTTCTCGCGAACGTGGGGCGGCTGCCGAGCAGACCAACCAGGCGCAATTGCGGGCCAGCCAAGCCAGCGACCAGGCCCGGGCCATGGCTCGCGAGATCCAGGCAACGGCCCAGGCCGCCGACCTGCGGTTTGCCGCCGAGCAAAAAGCCTATGCCGGTGCGGGGCAGGCCTTCGTTCTGGAACAGTACCTCGGCCAGCTGGCCCAGGGTCTGGGCAAGGCACGACTGCTGATTCTCGACCATCGTCTG
Coding sequences:
- a CDS encoding bifunctional alpha/beta hydrolase/class I SAM-dependent methyltransferase, whose amino-acid sequence is MRDAQHQTFLTHDGVELFYRHWPATEVAPGEPRQAVMLFHRGHEHSGRIAHLVDELDLPHIDFFAWDARGHGQSPGARGDSPSFATSVRDVQTFCDHLGSAHAIAEEDIAVVAQSVGAVIASTWVHDYAPRIRSLVLASPAFKVKLYVPFARPGLALMRRFRGNFFVNSYVKARFLSHDPQRVESYDSDPLITKAISVNVLLGLYEAADRVVADAQAIQVPTQLLISGSDFVVHRKPQEQFFERLGSLHKEKHILPGFFHDTLGEKNRAPAMASIRRFILQNFARPLNRPALLDADRLGVTCAESEALSAPLPHNSLRDLYWRATRASMRLGSQLSAGVKLGFDTGFDSGSTLDYVYRNRPTGHTPVGRMIDQNYLNSIGWRGIRQRKLHVEELLRLAMEKLRGQDSEVRIVDIAAGHGRYILEALQGVNPLPESILLRDYSDINVRDGSALIQEKGLGDIARFVKGNAFDRQDLAALDPKPTLAVVSGLYELFADNQMVGDSLAGLASAVEPGGYLVYTGQPWHPQLELIARALTSHREGQAWVMRRRTQAEMDQLVEAAGFRKVTMRVDEWGIFSVSLAQRVQ
- a CDS encoding CDP-alcohol phosphatidyltransferase family protein; amino-acid sequence: MLSIYQLKPRFQNLLRPLVQRLYDNGTTANQITVLAAVISVLVGALIALFANHAWLFALIPAWMILRMALNAIDGMLAREFGQQSRLGAYLNELCDVVADSALILPFALLPGVSLPLVLAVTLLALFSEYAGVLGPMVGASRRYDGPMGKSDRAFILGVLATGIALGWLTALWINGVLALVAALLVYTLINRVRQGLKEVQHNAPSA
- the hflK gene encoding protease modulator HflK; protein product: MQVDLEGQQAQVADLPRFQRAAFHAARLQRWGSGLLGLAVMGLVSAVFVDLFAALTLWPVLLVNLSCALLVVVAGLQSACGVSRWREEAMAPSAAPSQVDEVQGPPAGIFGSWVNARARRLLRQIGAPTLWLGGWALVVLYGQAQVFDLTLPATVLGLGASVFAVLALLLAFALLVLERQLAQEHPGEWPEAGALAQLLRVAILSLLVGALCLLFSSDTALWPVRLAVVMGLLPALVAGEFLLRALLSLFSPPRERLEPPMLAHSFVADLLRWPPQPLLSLQHELHNRFGIDLRQIWAFAYMRRAFLPVLALVVAAGWLLTGVHEVSTQDRGIYERFGKPVAVFGPGLHLGLPWPLGRVLTVENGVVHELATSVADNSQPAQPASAEGPAPAIANRLWDASHVNDKSQVIASGNARQQSFQIVNMDVRFVYRIGLDDAAALAATYNSNDVPTLIRSTASRVLVHDFASRTLDGLLGEDRTRLADDIGRAVQADLARLDSGVEILATVVEAIHPPAGAANAYHGVQAAQIGAQVLISRERGAAAEQTNQAQLRASQASDQARAMAREIQATAQAADLRFAAEQKAYAGAGQAFVLEQYLGQLAQGLGKARLLILDHRLGGASAPTLDLRTFTLPADPMAPRKSAPPGAVH
- a CDS encoding phosphatase PAP2/dual specificity phosphatase family protein — translated: MAAGALPAREPGLLKPAVLWLLLLAPLFFGTYGFATWVTAQRDDVASLVFDWERYMPFWAWTIVPYWSIDLLYGLSLLLPRSRDELKRHALRLLTAQLIAVSCFLLWPLRFTFPRPELDGVFGWLFAVLAGFDKPFNQAPSLHIALLVVLWVCYARHIQGFWRWLVHGWFALIGVSVLTTYQHHFIDVPTGALAGWLCVWLWPLDRPSPLFSARLTHEPRRRQLALRYTLGAAALTLVAFTWGGVGWWLLWPALALLLVAVNYALLDAAGFQKRADGRLSPAARWLLAPYLAAAWINSRLWTKNHPQPDQVVDNVWLGRLPTPDELETGPFAAVLDLCAELSLDGRSLAAYQSLPVLDLCAPSPAQCLAAAQAIERLRQQGPLLVCCALGYSRSASAIAAWLLHSGRAATVDGAVVQLQRARPRIVLQAAHRQALESLVKDRSPAHGQ